CTTTCCGCACGTATACTATCAAAACTAAAGATGGAGAAGTAAAAACCGGACTCTTCCGGCGAGAGGAAGGAGCAGTTTTAGTGTTTGCAAACATGAGTGGAGAAGAGTTTTCTGTTGCTAAAGACAACATCAATACTCAAGAGGCTTCAGCCTACACGCTTATGCCGGATCACTTTGGAGAAGCCCTTAATCAGAATGATTTTAATGCCTTATTATCATACCTACTCAATTTGCAATAAACCGTACTATGCAACATTTACATATTCTTTTGTGCCGTATATTTAGTTTAATACTGCTTGTTAATATCAGTCTTTGCAAAGAGGGGAGAGCCCAGAGCGGAGAAGGTATAAGCAAACCTGTTCAGTTTAGAAAACAAATGATCGCCTCTGAAAGCTACGAAGCTGTTGGTGTCTTTGATATTAATGGTGATGATACGCTGGATATTGTTTCCGGAGCTTTCTGGTATGAGGGACCAGAATATTTGACACGCCACTTTATAAAAGAAATTGGTAGTTTTTACAATGGAGAGTATTATGATGATTTTTCTAATATTCCAATGGATGTAGACGGCGATGGCGACCTGGATTATATTACAGGAAGTTGGGGAAGCCAGAACATACGTTGGGTAGAAAACCCCGGTAATAACAACCCCTGGACAGATAAAGTAATAGATGTTACCGGCCCGGTGGAATGTACTCGTGCCTGGGACATTAATGGAGATGGGCATGTAGAGATAGTGCCTAACAACCCTGGCCTCCCTTTGAAGTTTTATCGACTGGATAGAGATAAAGACGGGAAGCCATTGGCTACTTTTACTAAGACTCAAATTGCTGACACGCAGGGGCATGGCCTGGGGTTTGGAGATATTAATGGCGATGGTAGAGGAGACTTAATCATCAATAATGCCTGGCTGGAAGCACCTGAAAATCCTTTTGAGGGAGAGTGGAAGCTCCATGCGGAGTTTGATCTGGGCACTGCCAGTGTGCCTGTGTTGGTGGTAGATGTCAATGGTGATGGCAAAAATGATATTATTGCCGGACAGGGGCATGGCTACGGACTATCGTGGTACGAGCAAAGCACCGACGATAGTGGTAAGAGAACATGGTTAGTACACCCTATAGACCCTTATAACTCACAATATCATACGATGGAGTGGGTAGATATTACCGGAGATGGCCAGGCAGAGCTGATCACAGGTAAAAGGTTTCGTGCGCATAATGGTCGTGACCCGGGCAGCACTGACCCTCTGGGGCTATATTATTTTCAGTGGAATGGAGAGTCTTTTACCCGTCAAACAATTAGTTATGGCCCTCTTGGCGAAGGTAAAGGAGCCGGACTTTACTTTGCGGTAGTGGACCTGAACGGTACCGGTCGCAAAGATATAGTAGTGGCTGGCAAAGATGGCCTTTGTATTTTCTTCAACGAAGGATATAGAGATAAATAGCAGAAAACTGTATGACAATACAAAGTTATAGTGTAATAATCAGAACAAAATAAGTAAAACAATAAGCTGAAAATGATATGCTAAGGCACACACTCCTGGCTTGTGCCATAGAAATGCTCTATAAAAAGTGATAAATATGCTTTAATTTAAAGATAAGCTACTTTATGTATAAATTAGTGTGACACCTCACATTAAATATGATATTTACCTGATTAAGCAAAAATGATAGTGACTTAGCACTAATATTGGTTCACTTTACTCTTAGAAAAGTGATAAAATTAACATGAAGAAAGTGAGCCGGAATAGTAGTTTAATTGTTTATCGTAAGCTGAGTTTTTTAAAAAAATACAGCTATAAATTTCTGTTTGTATCCTTTGTCGGTATACATATTCCGCTTTTGGGTATCATAGCTTTTCTTTTAAACGTCGGCGACACTTCCATATCTTCGTGGCATATTGCCTCGCTTACGCTTGCCTTAACTTTAGTAGCCACAGGGGCTACTCTCTGGCTACAAAATGAGCTACTAAAACCCCTTACTTTAGTAAAGTCAGCACTCGACGACTATACTGAGAAACATAAATTACCACAACTGCCTAACTATTATGAAGATGAAGCTGGGCTGATTATGTCTAAGCTGCAAAATACATTAGAGCAGCTTCAGCAGCTACTCGATGAAAAACAAGATTTAATTTCTTTACTTTCTCATGATTTAAAAAGTCCTATTAACCAGATCAAAGGCTTGGTCAGTATTTTACAGCAAAACCCAGACAAAGAAGAAAGCGAGGAGTATCTTCAGTTAGTTAGTAGTTTATGCGATCAGCATGCTAGCTTGTTAAGCGAGGTAGTATTTATTTTAAAACACAAAGAAAAGGGAAAAGCACAGCAAATATTTGAGTATGTCAACCTGCAAACTTTGTTAGAAGAATGTATACAGGATCAGCAATATAACCATGAGAAAAAAGAGTTAACATTTCATATAAATTCGGAGGTAAATGATGTGTACGTGCTGGTAGAGAAGATATTTTTTCGCCAGGCTATCCGGAACCTGATAGAAAACGCCATCAAGTTCTCTTACCAAAAGGGTAGGGTGCATATTGTAAGTACATTATCCGGTAGTTTGCTTCATATAAACATTAAAGACGAAGGTTTAGGATTTGCACCCGAACTTGCTCCTCAACTTTTTGATAAATTTACTTCTCAGGGCAGAAAAGGAACTTTTAATGAGCCTTCTACTGGCTTGGGCTTACATCTTACCAAGAAAATAATAGAGCAGCACGAAGGAGAAATTGAGGCCAGTAGCGAAGGAGATGGCAAAGGTGCCACGTTCACAATAAAGTTGCGCAAGTGGAAAAACCTTATGGTAGAAGCAAATCATCTATCACTCAACTAAACGTACTAAATATATTATTTTGCTTCTGATTTTTCAGGATTACGCTGCTTATTCAAGTACTACTGTTTACCGTGAACAGTACTTTTTCACTTCCTGCAGAGATAATCTCAAAAAAAAGTATGCAAAAAGGCTCTTTTTAAGATAAGTCTTATACAGTAAGCCAAAGTTATACTAGCTTATATACTCAGCTTCATACAGGAGTAACTGTGGTGTTGTTCAAAGCCTGTACTCTATTATAACTCTTACAAAATCTCTAAATGTATATTTACATTTAACTATAAGCGTAAGCAATATATAAGAGACTATAGAGTTTCAAGTTTAGAATGTCTGGGTCACTTATTGTTAAATAGTGCTAATGAATACAATTGAAGTGATGTTTACTACTCAATTACAATGTAAATCAATAGTTAATACGATGCTACAGGTGGCAGCAGCCAGTTTTCCAAAGGTATGCACTAAAGCACCAGCTTCAGATCTTACCTTTGTTGCATCCTGAAGGTTGACCTTATCCTGTAATTAAGCGAATAAAGCTTCTATTGGTTGACGCTCAATACTCACTGCTGTTGAAAAGTACCGATCAATAACAGTGAGCTGCTTCTGTCCTTTTTTTCTCCTTACTGGTGTATGTAGATTTAGTTTTTGTTTTTCTGCCAGTGCTTCCTTAAGTGGTATATCTGAATAAATTTTATCAGCATATAGACTACAGTTATGTATTTGAGACATTATTCTTTTTGCTACTTGCAAATCATGCGCGCCAGCATTGCTGGCAGCTACATATTGCGGTACAGGTAAAGCTTTGATACTATTATTAGCTAATAATATGAACCTTTAATCCGTGATAGTAAAAAGACCTGCACTAGGAAAAATCGCCGTATTCTATGCGAGGGAGTTCTCTACTTACTGGCTCAATGCCTGAAATGTAGTTGAGTGTTTTTCTGGTACACAGCCTTCCAAACCATAAGAAGGTTTGCTGAGCCAGCGGGCAAATTCTTCACTACTTCCGAACACTTCTTTACCTGGCTCAAACAGTTTCTGAAGTTTCAGCAGATGTTCAGCATCGTTTTTTCTGAAATCTTTGTTCTTATTCTTATAATTAGTGATAGTCCTCACAACTAGCCTAATAAAATCGGCGAGTGCAGCTTTAGAATAGCCCCTATGGTTTACAGGCTTATTAAATATTTTGATGGAGATGCCTTTCTCTGCTGTATTTATAACCTTATAGGGTTCATATCTAATATTTCTTTTTCTCTAGTATCTGAAAATGTTCCTAAACAGGCTGGAAAAATTGTGAAGGGAGTTAAACTATTAACGTCATACCAAAATAATAGAATTATGGGGAGATTTAAGAAGTGTTTGGAGCTAAATGCTTAAGTTTATTGAATAGGAAATTGTAATGCTTGGCTACCCTAGGTTTGGGGATGGTGCCGAAAATTTTGAGTTTAGGCACGTATATCGACACCTTTAAAAAAAACAAAATCCTTGTAAACACGTGATTTACAAGGATTTATGGCCTGTTTGTAAGTGATCCCGCCAGGACTCGAACCTGGAACCTACTGCTTAGAAGGCAGTTTTTATTAATTTTACTATTCTAATACATATTTTCTTATATTATGTAATTAACTGATAATCAAATAATTAAATTTGTATAATTCAAATACTATTTTCCCATGTTTTCCTGTATTAAGCTAAAATGTTGGTGAAAATGTTGGTGAAATTTTTATTACCTTTGGTTTAAAGAATAATAATATGGCGAAGGTAAAAGAAGTCACCGTAAAAATAGTAGCTCCAAAGTACCGGAAGAAGAGCGATGGAAAACTGCCCATCTATCTTAGGGTTGTTTATGACCGGGATAAAAAAGAATATTCCATCAAGTTGTCAACCACCGAGACTAATTTTAATAATGCTATCGGACGTTACAAAAAAGATAAAGAAGGTAACATTAAACTAAATGCTATCCAGACTAAGGCAGAGACTATCATCAGTGAATTACAGAGTGAAGGTAAATTCTCTTTCTACCAATTTGAAGAAAAGCTATTTGGCAGAGAAACTAAGCACACCGTATATACCTATTTGCAAAGTATTGCTGATGCTTTTGAAGAAGAAGGAAGATTAGGTACTGCCAGACCCTATAAAAACGTATTATCTGAACTTAAGAAATACACCAGAAACAGGAGTCTTAAATTTGAAGATATAAGAGTAGCTTTTCTGCAAAAATTTGAAAGATCATTAAAACTCAAAGGGGTAAAGCAGACTAGCATTAGTATCTACTTAAGATCGCTAAGAGCAGCTTACAATAGAGCCATCAAAGAAAAAATAGTAAAGCAGGATTTTTACCCTTTTAAAGAATTTAAGATCAGGAATGGCTCTTCACAAAAAATTGCGCTTTCAAAAAATGATATGTTACGAATCATTAACTATCCTGCTGAGCCAAATTCTGAACAGAAAGATTGTATTAATTTTTTCGCTCTTTCTTATTATCTCAGAGGTATGAACTTCACAGATATGTGTAAGCTTAGGTGGGATACAAATTTTTTTGATGGAAGGTTAGTTTATGAACGACAGAAAACAGAAAGAAGCAACCAAAATCCTTCCAAGATTAGTATTGAAGTAAAAGATCATATTGCTAAAATTATTCAGGAGTATGCTGATAATGACCCTTACATTTTGCCTGTCTTAGAGCCTGGAATAACGCACAAAACAGAAAGGTATCGTATTCATGGATGGTTAAAGAAAATTAATTGTCATATTCGTACTATCGCTGAGGAACTGCAAATCCCTGAGCATGAAAAGTTAACCTTCTATACCGCAAGACATACCTATGCTACCGTACTAAAATTTAATGGAGTCTCAGTTGAGCAAATTTCTGAAAGTCTTGGACATTCAAGTATTAATACCACTAAGAATTATCTACGCTCATTCGGAGACGAGGTATTAGATAAAAACGATGATTATTTGACCTAGATACCGACAATAATATTTGCTATGATAAGCCAATTACATGAACTCCCATTTCTCAGGCTGTTTGCTCACTTGTTTCATCCAACGGTTATTTGAATCACAGGCAAGCAAGCGACCGTTTTTTGGATTTTCAAACAGGGCAACTATGGCTGCTCCAGTATCGGTAAGACCTAGAAAATTTAAAGGAGAGGTAAAGATGGGAGTGTTAGCGATGATTTTTCCATCAATTGCGGTAATGATTTTATCCAGCTTATTCATGAGGGGAAGGTCATGGGCTAGATATTTTAAACCACTAACTGCTGCACTTCCTAAAGCAGATTCACCTACAGCCTTCAGATCAATAGTTTGCTGAGTAGGGCTTGCTAGAGAAGGAGTACTTTTGGGTAAAGCCTTCGACTTTTTCTTGGCATTGCATTTCTGGACTTTGCAGGAGGCACTGCAATACATATGGTTTTTACGCCTGGGCCAAAACTCTCCACCGCAGTATTTGCAATTTCTGGTAAATACGATTCTGCTACCATTGGTCTTATAGTGACGGTTGTCTTCCCCTTCCTGGATTTTTCTCAAGATTCCAGGAGTGATTTTTTCGCTGTAGTACATAAGTTTGAGCTTATTATTTTCTTCTCTTATTTCTTGAAAGAAGTTCTTCAGCTTCCTCTTCCAATTCAGTTTTTGACTTTTTTCTTCCTCTGAGAATAAATGCTTCTAAATCTGATTTTTTACACAGTATCCTTTTAGGGGTGCCATACCGAGGAATCTCCTTATTAAAAATCCTCTTATAAAAAGTACTCATGGTATCACCTATAAAAGCAGCGGATTCGCTTGCGTTTAGATATTCCTTATCATCATCTTTCTTTTTAAGTGCGTGATTGGGCAAGGATTCTCTTATCGCCTTTTTGACAGATTGTTCAATGATAGGTGCAACTGCTTGTTGTAAATACCTTTGGATTAACATTTCAAAATCATTCATAATGATTATTATTTTTCCCAAAGGTGCAGCCGGGAGGTCGAGGAACAAGGGAGTTGAGGACCCCAATTCATGTGTAGTGACCTATTTTACACTCTTAATTAGATCGTCACCGATTTTCTTTAGCTTGTTTCCTACAATTAATTTATCAGTATCTTCAATATTATTCATATTATACCCTTCTTTGACCAAATCTTTACCATAGCCGGTAGTGACCTTGGTGATTCTGTAAATATCTTCTTTATCTAGATATCCATCTCCTAAAAAAATGCGGTTCTCCTGCAATTTCCGCTTTAGTAATCCTGATTGTTTAGCCGTTAAATCAGTAAGTCTATCATTATTTCTTCTTTGGATGGTCCTGAAGTTATATTGAGTTTTTTTAACAGTTGATTTAGGAGGTTTCTTATTACTTATGTCAAACTTCAACTTGTTAAAAAATTCATGCATTTCAGCAAAATGAAATATGTGAGCTAAGCGGTTGATTAGTTCTTTCTTTAATGCTTGGTTATGATATTTATTGAGAAGGCCTTCCTCTGAGTAGTACTCCAATTGATATTGGAAATTGGTAGGAGTTAGTTTTATAACAGTAGGAGGGAATTGTGAGGATTTGAGATAAGGTGAAAAGTACTCATCTTTCATCTCCTTCACGAGGCTTCTTTGTTCATCTTCATTCAAATACTTAGACCTTGGCTTGAATTCCTCCTTGATTTTTTTCCTGGCTTTGCTCACTCTTTTTTTTAGTTCAGAGCGTACTTCATTATACAGTGTTTGTTCTATTTTTTCTATCTCAGACATACCTTAAAGCATTAATATTAATTCATACTAATGCTTTAAGGTTGCTGAAAGCAATTTGTTTTTAAAAAAAAATAAAATTTAGCTCTTAAAATAAAGTCAAATTTCAAATTGCCGCAATTACACTATTAAATAAAAATATATAATTATTCGTGTTGAAAATACCCATAAATGGGTATAGATATGTCACTAGATTTTTCCGTTCTTATTTGCTGGTTTTGAGCATTGTTAATTTTCATCTTTTTTGGTAAATAAAATGGCATGGAAAAACTAAAGGCTAAGATTAGCCTACCCAATAAAAATTATAAGTCTGATCAAGATATTATATTGAACTTTGAGCTATATAATCCGAATGACGAGGGTGTTTATGCGTTAACTTGGTATACGCCTCTCGAGGGGTTGTGGAGTGATTGTTTTAAAGTGACAAGAAATGGTGAATCAGTCCCGTATGATGGTCCACTAGCGAAGAGAGGGCAGCCAACAGCAGAGGATTATGTGTTCATCAATGGGGGAGGTAGTGTCAGTAAAGAGGTCAGTATTGGGCAAGCCTATCAGGTAAGTGAGGAAGGAGAGTACGAAGCTAAATTAGTTACGAATATAGTTGACTACGTTCAGATCGAGACAAAAGAGCTTAATAGTAAAACTTTAGAAAATAGCAGT
This window of the Porifericola rhodea genome carries:
- a CDS encoding FG-GAP repeat domain-containing protein codes for the protein MQHLHILLCRIFSLILLVNISLCKEGRAQSGEGISKPVQFRKQMIASESYEAVGVFDINGDDTLDIVSGAFWYEGPEYLTRHFIKEIGSFYNGEYYDDFSNIPMDVDGDGDLDYITGSWGSQNIRWVENPGNNNPWTDKVIDVTGPVECTRAWDINGDGHVEIVPNNPGLPLKFYRLDRDKDGKPLATFTKTQIADTQGHGLGFGDINGDGRGDLIINNAWLEAPENPFEGEWKLHAEFDLGTASVPVLVVDVNGDGKNDIIAGQGHGYGLSWYEQSTDDSGKRTWLVHPIDPYNSQYHTMEWVDITGDGQAELITGKRFRAHNGRDPGSTDPLGLYYFQWNGESFTRQTISYGPLGEGKGAGLYFAVVDLNGTGRKDIVVAGKDGLCIFFNEGYRDK
- a CDS encoding sensor histidine kinase translates to MKKVSRNSSLIVYRKLSFLKKYSYKFLFVSFVGIHIPLLGIIAFLLNVGDTSISSWHIASLTLALTLVATGATLWLQNELLKPLTLVKSALDDYTEKHKLPQLPNYYEDEAGLIMSKLQNTLEQLQQLLDEKQDLISLLSHDLKSPINQIKGLVSILQQNPDKEESEEYLQLVSSLCDQHASLLSEVVFILKHKEKGKAQQIFEYVNLQTLLEECIQDQQYNHEKKELTFHINSEVNDVYVLVEKIFFRQAIRNLIENAIKFSYQKGRVHIVSTLSGSLLHINIKDEGLGFAPELAPQLFDKFTSQGRKGTFNEPSTGLGLHLTKKIIEQHEGEIEASSEGDGKGATFTIKLRKWKNLMVEANHLSLN
- a CDS encoding antitoxin Xre/MbcA/ParS toxin-binding domain-containing protein — its product is MRTITNYKNKNKDFRKNDAEHLLKLQKLFEPGKEVFGSSEEFARWLSKPSYGLEGCVPEKHSTTFQALSQ
- a CDS encoding site-specific integrase, producing the protein MAKVKEVTVKIVAPKYRKKSDGKLPIYLRVVYDRDKKEYSIKLSTTETNFNNAIGRYKKDKEGNIKLNAIQTKAETIISELQSEGKFSFYQFEEKLFGRETKHTVYTYLQSIADAFEEEGRLGTARPYKNVLSELKKYTRNRSLKFEDIRVAFLQKFERSLKLKGVKQTSISIYLRSLRAAYNRAIKEKIVKQDFYPFKEFKIRNGSSQKIALSKNDMLRIINYPAEPNSEQKDCINFFALSYYLRGMNFTDMCKLRWDTNFFDGRLVYERQKTERSNQNPSKISIEVKDHIAKIIQEYADNDPYILPVLEPGITHKTERYRIHGWLKKINCHIRTIAEELQIPEHEKLTFYTARHTYATVLKFNGVSVEQISESLGHSSINTTKNYLRSFGDEVLDKNDDYLT